One genomic region from Jilunia laotingensis encodes:
- the nudC gene encoding NAD(+) diphosphatase, translating into MNEPSKNWWIIFHKDQILLQKQNDKFSLPCNEQSPIRIPKGSTVHEICILETLPCKAFAIEQSIEESKDYVLTGLRASYDLIPLVQYQAAGKAAEILHWDRNSRFCPVCGTKMIQKETIMKKCPACGNEMYPAISVAILVLIRKEDSLLLVHARNFKGTFNSLVAGFLETGETLEECVAREVKEETGLDIRNITYFANQPWPYPSGLMVGFIADYAGGELQLQDEELSSGAFYTRDNLPELPRKLSLARKMIDWWLENGK; encoded by the coding sequence ATGAACGAACCCTCAAAGAACTGGTGGATCATATTCCACAAAGACCAGATATTACTTCAGAAACAGAATGACAAATTCTCACTCCCCTGCAACGAACAGTCTCCTATCCGTATTCCCAAAGGCAGCACAGTACACGAGATCTGCATTTTGGAGACTCTGCCTTGTAAAGCGTTTGCTATCGAACAATCGATAGAAGAATCGAAAGATTACGTTCTGACAGGCCTAAGAGCATCTTACGATCTGATTCCATTAGTACAATATCAGGCAGCCGGAAAAGCAGCCGAAATACTGCATTGGGATCGTAATAGTCGCTTCTGCCCCGTATGCGGAACAAAGATGATACAAAAAGAGACCATCATGAAAAAATGTCCGGCATGTGGAAATGAAATGTATCCAGCCATATCCGTTGCCATACTGGTACTGATTCGCAAAGAAGATAGCCTCCTCTTGGTACATGCACGAAACTTCAAGGGTACTTTCAACAGCTTGGTAGCCGGATTCCTGGAAACCGGAGAAACGCTGGAAGAGTGTGTAGCCCGGGAAGTGAAAGAAGAAACGGGACTGGACATCCGTAACATTACTTATTTTGCCAACCAGCCGTGGCCCTATCCGAGCGGGCTGATGGTAGGATTTATAGCCGACTATGCGGGAGGAGAATTACAGCTTCAGGATGAAGAACTTAGTTCCGGAGCATTCTACACCAGAGACAATCTGCCCGAACTACCGCGCAAACTAAGTCTTGCCCGCAAAATGATAGATTGGTGGTTAGAGAACGGTAAATAA
- a CDS encoding GNAT family N-acetyltransferase — protein MSTTFEFRPAKDTDTARIWEIILQAKAQMLRQNKQQWDETYPAPQNITNDIDQGYAYVLCHKNIPIAYGAVVFDGEPAYECIEGEWLSVQSYVVVHRLAVADEMKQQGIATLFMQKVELLALEKGVHSFKVDTNFDNFYMHKMLDRLGFTHCGEVIYKRGSRMAYEKLL, from the coding sequence ATGAGTACTACTTTCGAGTTCAGACCAGCCAAAGATACAGATACCGCAAGAATTTGGGAAATTATATTGCAAGCCAAAGCGCAAATGCTCCGCCAGAATAAACAACAGTGGGACGAAACCTATCCCGCACCCCAAAACATCACCAACGACATCGATCAAGGATATGCTTATGTGTTGTGTCATAAGAATATCCCAATAGCTTACGGGGCCGTTGTTTTCGATGGAGAACCAGCGTATGAATGTATAGAAGGCGAATGGCTGAGTGTACAATCCTATGTAGTTGTCCATCGCCTTGCCGTTGCCGATGAAATGAAACAACAAGGTATCGCCACCCTCTTCATGCAAAAAGTAGAACTACTCGCTTTAGAAAAGGGCGTGCATAGCTTCAAAGTAGATACCAACTTCGACAATTTTTACATGCACAAGATGCTCGACAGACTAGGATTCACGCATTGTGGAGAAGTTATCTACAAAAGAGGCTCACGCATGGCTTATGAAAAGCTATTATAA
- a CDS encoding ABC-F family ATP-binding cassette domain-containing protein, whose translation MTISIQQIEYIHPDKEVLFKNLNLYINKGQKIALTGNNGSGKSTLMQIIAGQLSPSAGTVVATGPLYYIPQHLGQYDGQSIAQALRVDHKIKALHAILNGDASIENFNILNDDWNIEERIKTALASWGLGEKCPSQPMDELSSGEKTRVFLAGMDIIAPSNILLDEPTNHLDTSGRNRLYDFIQRTGATLLIISHDRTLLNLLNTTCELTPNGINTYGGNYEFYKEQKTILQKALLQQLEEKEKELRVTKKLAREVAERKEKQNVRAEKGINKKGLPRIVINNLKNKAENSTAKLKDIHMEKSEKLADDMTRIRSNLSSTAVLKTNFNASGLHTGKILITATAINFGYENKDELWKVPVSFQLKSGERLQIEGSNGCGKTTLLKLITGEIMPSQGVLSRAEFKYIYLNQEYSIIHNGLTILEQAETFNNRNLPEHEIKTILNRYLFPAPTWNKSCRALSGGEKMRLAFCCLMISDNTPDLFILDEPTNNLDIQSIEIITATIRDYTGTVIVVSHDRYFVNEIRIERSIKL comes from the coding sequence ATGACTATATCCATCCAGCAAATCGAATACATACACCCGGATAAAGAAGTCCTGTTCAAAAACCTTAACCTGTACATAAACAAAGGACAGAAGATTGCACTAACAGGTAATAACGGTTCGGGAAAATCAACCCTGATGCAAATCATCGCAGGGCAACTATCTCCATCCGCAGGTACGGTAGTAGCTACGGGCCCATTGTATTATATTCCGCAACATCTCGGACAATATGACGGTCAAAGCATTGCACAAGCTTTACGTGTAGATCATAAAATTAAAGCACTTCACGCCATCCTAAACGGAGACGCATCAATTGAGAATTTCAATATTCTGAACGACGATTGGAATATTGAAGAGCGCATAAAGACCGCACTTGCCTCGTGGGGGTTGGGGGAAAAATGTCCCTCCCAACCCATGGATGAATTAAGCAGCGGAGAAAAGACACGGGTGTTTCTTGCAGGAATGGACATCATCGCTCCTTCTAACATCCTCTTGGATGAACCGACCAATCATCTGGATACATCCGGCAGAAACCGGCTCTATGATTTCATCCAACGAACCGGTGCGACCTTGCTCATCATCAGTCATGACCGGACACTGCTCAATCTGTTGAACACCACTTGCGAACTTACGCCTAATGGCATCAATACGTATGGTGGAAATTATGAGTTTTATAAAGAGCAGAAAACTATTCTCCAAAAAGCACTTCTACAACAATTGGAAGAGAAAGAAAAAGAACTACGTGTTACCAAAAAGTTAGCGCGGGAAGTAGCCGAGCGAAAAGAGAAACAAAATGTTCGAGCAGAAAAAGGTATCAACAAAAAGGGGCTCCCCCGCATAGTAATCAACAACCTGAAAAATAAAGCCGAAAACAGTACGGCAAAGCTGAAAGATATCCATATGGAAAAGTCAGAAAAACTTGCCGATGACATGACACGAATCCGCAGCAATCTTTCATCTACAGCGGTGCTTAAGACAAATTTCAATGCTTCGGGATTGCACACCGGAAAAATCCTGATTACGGCAACTGCTATTAATTTCGGTTATGAGAATAAAGATGAATTATGGAAAGTACCCGTCAGTTTTCAACTGAAAAGTGGTGAACGCCTCCAGATAGAAGGATCTAATGGTTGCGGTAAAACCACTTTACTGAAACTAATCACAGGTGAAATTATGCCTTCACAAGGAGTATTATCACGTGCAGAGTTCAAATACATCTATCTCAATCAGGAATATTCCATCATACACAACGGACTTACTATTCTGGAACAAGCAGAAACGTTCAACAACAGGAATCTACCGGAGCATGAAATAAAGACTATCCTCAACCGCTACCTATTCCCGGCTCCAACATGGAATAAATCGTGCCGGGCACTCAGCGGCGGAGAGAAAATGAGACTCGCTTTCTGTTGTCTGATGATCAGTGACAATACTCCTGACTTATTCATTTTGGATGAACCGACTAACAACCTGGATATTCAAAGCATAGAAATAATCACTGCAACTATCAGAGATTATACAGGTACGGTAATAGTGGTTTCACACGATAGATATTTCGTGAATGAAATAAGGATTGAAAGAAGCATCAAGCTCTAA
- a CDS encoding lysine exporter LysO family protein: MFSIISVMFAGIGIGYVLRNLKFLQKVEKTTSVTIFLLLFVLGVSIGSNSLIINNLGKFGSQAIILASLSIFGSMLASLVVFRLFFKKGGDSHEG, encoded by the coding sequence ATGTTTTCTATAATATCTGTCATGTTTGCCGGTATTGGCATCGGATACGTATTGCGCAATTTGAAGTTCTTGCAAAAGGTCGAAAAGACCACGTCCGTTACTATTTTTCTTTTACTTTTTGTATTGGGGGTCTCGATCGGCTCCAATAGTTTAATCATTAATAATTTGGGTAAGTTCGGTAGTCAGGCTATTATTTTGGCCTCATTGAGTATCTTCGGCAGCATGTTGGCTTCGCTGGTTGTGTTCCGTTTGTTCTTTAAGAAAGGAGGGGATAGTCATGAAGGGTAG
- a CDS encoding lysine exporter LysO family protein: protein MKGSLIVVAFFCVGCLVGIFNDFQFNMHDLSMYILYALMLQVGIGIGSNKNLKGLIKNLRFSMLLVPLATIVGTLTFSALASLVLSQWSVFDCMAVGSGFAYYSLSSILITQFKEASIGLQLATELGTIALLANIFREMIALLGLPYIRKYFGKLAPISAAGVNSMDVLLPSITLCSGKEMIPVAIFHGILIDMSVPFFVSLFCSM from the coding sequence ATGAAGGGTAGTTTGATTGTTGTCGCATTCTTCTGCGTGGGGTGTTTGGTCGGAATCTTTAATGACTTCCAGTTTAACATGCATGATCTGTCCATGTACATACTTTATGCGTTGATGTTGCAGGTAGGCATTGGTATCGGGAGTAACAAGAATCTGAAAGGTTTGATAAAAAACTTACGTTTCAGTATGTTGCTGGTGCCTTTGGCTACTATTGTCGGGACATTAACCTTTTCGGCTTTAGCCAGTTTGGTGTTGAGCCAGTGGAGTGTTTTCGATTGTATGGCAGTAGGAAGCGGTTTTGCTTATTATTCCCTCTCTTCCATACTGATCACACAGTTCAAGGAGGCATCAATAGGTTTACAATTGGCTACAGAATTGGGAACGATTGCCTTACTCGCGAACATATTCCGCGAAATGATTGCTTTGCTCGGGCTACCGTATATCCGTAAATACTTCGGAAAATTAGCACCGATCTCTGCCGCAGGAGTCAACTCGATGGATGTTCTATTACCTTCCATAACGCTGTGTTCGGGGAAGGAGATGATCCCGGTTGCTATCTTCCACGGAATTCTGATTGATATGAGTGTTCCGTTCTTTGTCTCTTTGTTTTGCAGTATGTAG